One stretch of Chitinophaga pendula DNA includes these proteins:
- a CDS encoding 4-hydroxyproline epimerase gives MSTKTFFCIDAHTCGNPVRVVAGGGPVLNGQSMMERRLHFLREYDWIRKGLMFEPRGHDMMSGSILYPPTDPANDSGVLYIETSGCLPMCGHGTIGTVTIAIEQGLIQPKVPGQLRLETPAGLVLVSYQQEGAKVTSVKLTNVPSFLAAEALEIDCPGLGALQVDVAYGGNFYGIIDPQAHFPGMEHFKADQLIAWSRICRQQLNERYTFRHPEQEHIYGLSHIMWTGATMSATATARNAVFYGDKAIDRSPCGTGTSARMAQWYARGKLQPGDRFVHESIIGSVFNGTIEGVTQVGELPAIIPGIEGWAIVTGYNTIFIDDKDPYAHGFQVI, from the coding sequence ATGTCCACCAAAACATTCTTTTGTATAGACGCTCATACCTGCGGCAATCCGGTACGGGTAGTAGCTGGCGGGGGGCCGGTATTGAACGGCCAGAGTATGATGGAGCGGCGGCTGCATTTTCTCCGGGAATATGACTGGATACGGAAGGGGTTGATGTTTGAGCCGCGGGGGCATGATATGATGAGTGGTAGCATCCTGTATCCACCGACAGACCCTGCTAATGACAGCGGGGTGCTGTATATTGAAACCAGCGGATGCCTGCCGATGTGCGGGCATGGCACCATTGGTACTGTTACGATCGCTATAGAACAGGGACTCATACAACCGAAGGTGCCCGGCCAGTTGAGACTGGAGACGCCTGCAGGTCTGGTGTTGGTTTCTTATCAGCAGGAAGGTGCGAAGGTGACGTCTGTCAAACTGACGAACGTGCCTTCTTTCCTGGCTGCGGAAGCTTTGGAGATAGACTGTCCTGGCCTGGGCGCTTTACAGGTAGATGTGGCGTATGGTGGTAACTTCTATGGTATCATAGATCCGCAGGCGCATTTTCCCGGTATGGAACATTTTAAGGCCGATCAGCTGATTGCGTGGAGCCGTATCTGCCGGCAGCAGTTGAATGAGCGTTATACGTTCCGGCATCCGGAACAGGAGCATATCTACGGGCTTAGTCATATTATGTGGACGGGCGCTACGATGTCGGCTACGGCGACGGCACGCAATGCGGTGTTTTACGGGGATAAGGCGATCGACCGTTCGCCCTGCGGTACCGGTACTTCTGCGCGTATGGCGCAATGGTATGCAAGAGGGAAGTTACAGCCGGGAGATCGTTTTGTGCATGAAAGCATCATAGGTTCGGTATTCAACGGCACGATAGAAGGGGTTACCCAGGTAGGGGAGTTGCCTGCTATTATTCCCGGTATAGAAGGATGGGCAATCGTAACGGGGTATAATACCATTTTTATCGACGATAAGGACCCTTATGCACACGGTTTCCAGGTAATATGA
- a CDS encoding NAD(P)/FAD-dependent oxidoreductase: MQAVIIGGGIIGLSSAYYLRESGWEVTVIDSGNMQDNCSFGNMGMIVPSHFVPLAAPGIVQQGIRWMFNSRSPFYVKPRFSRALLSWGWQFMRSATREHVVKSAVPLRDINLLSKSLYAQWGSAEWMNAGLTHRGILMYYRTPEVAEEEAHLAATARQMGLDVQVLNSRELQLLEPEVAMDVLGAVHYRCDAHLYPNAMMQQLYRQLTVMGVRFVPQQAVTAIKHAGRAIQAVVGGQQTYTADLFVLAAGSWSPALAEMTGIRIPLMAGKGYSFTQNMPAKLLQVPAILCEARVAITPMQGHMRYGGTMELAGINPQVNMKRVEGIVRAVQQYLPGLEVGMPAQEQVWHGFRPCSPDGLPYIGYTKRYNNLLMATGHAMMGMSLGPATGKLIAELAMEQPGSVDIRAFDPDRFG; the protein is encoded by the coding sequence ATGCAAGCCGTTATCATAGGAGGAGGCATCATCGGATTGAGTAGTGCTTATTACCTGCGGGAGAGTGGGTGGGAGGTGACTGTGATCGACAGTGGGAATATGCAGGACAATTGTTCTTTCGGTAATATGGGGATGATCGTACCCAGTCACTTTGTGCCGCTGGCGGCGCCAGGGATTGTACAGCAAGGTATCCGGTGGATGTTCAATTCACGTAGTCCGTTTTATGTAAAGCCCCGTTTCAGCCGGGCGTTGTTATCCTGGGGCTGGCAATTTATGCGCAGTGCTACGCGTGAGCATGTAGTGAAATCGGCGGTGCCGTTAAGAGATATCAACCTGCTGAGTAAGTCGCTGTATGCACAATGGGGATCAGCGGAGTGGATGAATGCCGGGCTGACACACCGTGGTATCCTGATGTATTACCGGACGCCGGAGGTGGCGGAGGAAGAGGCGCATCTTGCGGCGACGGCCAGGCAGATGGGACTGGATGTACAGGTGCTCAATAGCCGGGAGTTGCAGTTGCTGGAACCGGAGGTGGCGATGGATGTTCTGGGGGCGGTGCATTACCGCTGTGATGCGCACCTGTATCCTAATGCTATGATGCAGCAATTATACCGGCAGCTAACAGTAATGGGAGTACGATTTGTACCGCAGCAGGCAGTAACGGCTATCAAACATGCCGGCCGTGCGATACAGGCGGTGGTAGGGGGGCAACAGACGTATACGGCTGATCTGTTTGTATTGGCGGCGGGATCATGGTCGCCGGCATTGGCTGAAATGACGGGTATACGCATACCATTGATGGCCGGTAAGGGGTATTCCTTTACGCAGAATATGCCGGCCAAGCTGTTGCAGGTGCCGGCTATACTTTGTGAAGCGCGGGTAGCTATTACGCCGATGCAGGGGCATATGCGTTATGGTGGTACGATGGAATTGGCAGGGATAAATCCGCAGGTGAATATGAAACGGGTGGAAGGTATCGTGCGGGCTGTACAGCAGTATCTGCCGGGGCTGGAGGTGGGGATGCCTGCCCAGGAGCAGGTGTGGCATGGATTCAGGCCCTGTTCTCCGGATGGGCTACCTTATATCGGCTATACGAAGCGTTACAACAATTTATTAATGGCTACGGGGCATGCGATGATGGGAATGAGCCTGGGACCTGCTACTGGTAAGCTGATAGCGGAGCTGGCGATGGAGCAACCTGGTAGTGTGGACATCCGGGCTTTTGATCCGGACCGGTTTGGTTGA
- a CDS encoding helix-turn-helix domain-containing protein, giving the protein MTEASFFNTVCLIGIALSLLLALFLLTVQTSRKTSNVLFASFLLIFTLDLGGIFSGWLFRHSPSLEVGREQVAFLLMPAFYLYVLSVCYADFRLSPIHLLHLLPFLASNALLLPIFYMAGDAAREQYFTHFNDVPENNWIRISLYLQAAFYLIATFLTLKRFRIIYQQNYTASATMIYQWLSQATILLSGLLALSTIRLLFLFSITAAWLTWLQFALIVAALLLLCWFVLKALYQPVLFRGVDSTLPSVNTLLQTSPHNDTTDISTNTAVPVYQDKINTLKQYMEETAPYLDPELTVQDLARQTGMPARDLSVLINHHLNQHFFDFVNDYRIRKAMSLLEDTAKKERNIQEILYEVGFNSKSSFNTAFKKRTGLTPTQYRNNPTHTSSMTVK; this is encoded by the coding sequence ATGACTGAAGCTTCCTTTTTTAATACAGTATGCCTTATCGGAATCGCCCTATCATTACTACTGGCCTTGTTCCTACTCACCGTTCAAACCAGCCGTAAAACAAGTAACGTACTGTTCGCCTCCTTCCTGCTGATATTTACATTGGACCTCGGCGGCATCTTCAGCGGATGGCTGTTCCGCCACTCTCCTTCCTTAGAAGTAGGGAGAGAACAAGTCGCCTTCCTCCTCATGCCGGCATTCTACCTGTACGTGCTCTCCGTCTGTTACGCCGACTTCAGACTCAGCCCCATACATCTCCTCCACCTGCTACCCTTCCTGGCCAGCAACGCCCTGCTCCTGCCCATATTTTATATGGCCGGCGACGCTGCCCGCGAACAATACTTCACTCACTTCAACGACGTCCCGGAAAACAACTGGATACGCATATCACTGTATCTCCAGGCTGCCTTTTACCTGATCGCTACCTTCCTTACCTTAAAAAGATTCCGGATCATCTACCAACAAAACTATACCGCATCAGCTACCATGATCTACCAATGGCTGTCACAGGCCACCATACTGCTGTCCGGGCTGCTAGCGCTATCCACCATCCGCTTGCTTTTTCTCTTTTCCATTACCGCTGCCTGGCTCACCTGGCTGCAATTCGCCTTGATCGTCGCCGCATTGCTGCTGCTTTGCTGGTTTGTACTCAAAGCACTATACCAACCCGTACTCTTCCGTGGTGTCGATTCTACCTTACCTTCCGTCAACACCCTCCTGCAAACCTCCCCACACAATGACACCACCGATATTAGCACGAACACTGCCGTGCCCGTTTACCAGGATAAGATCAACACCTTGAAACAGTACATGGAAGAAACAGCGCCTTATCTCGATCCCGAACTCACCGTACAAGACCTCGCCCGGCAAACAGGCATGCCTGCCCGCGATCTCTCTGTACTCATCAACCATCACCTCAATCAGCACTTTTTTGATTTTGTAAATGACTATCGCATACGAAAGGCAATGTCCCTGTTGGAAGACACCGCCAAAAAAGAACGCAACATCCAGGAAATATTATACGAAGTAGGATTCAACTCAAAATCATCCTTTAATACCGCGTTTAAAAAACGTACCGGCCTCACGCCTACACAATACCGCAATAACCCTACACACACGTCTTCCATGACTGTAAAATAA
- a CDS encoding M20/M25/M40 family metallo-hydrolase, with product MRKTLPLLLSTLLSTGTYAQETIDQQVMQRIRTEAYEHSQVPFIASQLTDVSGPRLTNSPGYMKAARWAAQTLKQWGLQNATLEPWGRFGRGWSTEKVYAAIKTPYYQPLIAYPKAWSASTKGLVSGNVIILDQLTLAAIDKAGNSLKGKIVIVDNPDTLLKAATSAYYTRYNANTLDTLPDMYMINNRDEIVKYQGIANEKAAIKRHLASKGILALVSTHPGSRDGTIEVSGRAGYVKGQELPLAEVVLAKEDLLQLKRLVHANIPLTLELDIRNQWHDADQQGYNVVADIPGTDPKVKDELVIIGGHLDSWHTGTGATDNGAGCIVMMEAIRILRSLNIQPKRTVRIALWGGEEQGLLGSFNYVKRHYGNPLNMQVTPAQQKVSAYYNLDNGSGKIRGIFLQNNDAVGPIFRSWLQPFADLDATGVSRNNSGSTDHLAFDAVGIPGFQFIQDPLEYETRTHHTNMDTYDHLSIEDLKQAATIVAAFVYNTAMREEKLPRKELPKPARFIFDLDDPL from the coding sequence ATGAGAAAGACCCTACCCCTCTTGCTCAGCACCTTGTTATCAACCGGAACCTATGCACAGGAAACCATCGACCAACAGGTAATGCAACGTATCCGAACAGAAGCCTATGAACATTCACAGGTACCTTTCATCGCCAGCCAACTGACCGATGTGTCCGGTCCAAGGCTAACCAATTCACCGGGATATATGAAAGCTGCCCGCTGGGCCGCACAGACATTAAAACAATGGGGCCTCCAAAATGCGACCCTGGAACCCTGGGGCCGCTTCGGCAGAGGCTGGAGCACAGAGAAAGTTTACGCAGCCATCAAAACACCTTATTACCAGCCACTGATCGCCTATCCCAAAGCCTGGAGCGCCAGCACCAAAGGCCTCGTATCAGGCAATGTCATCATACTGGATCAACTCACCCTCGCTGCCATCGATAAAGCCGGCAATAGCCTCAAAGGAAAAATAGTGATCGTCGACAATCCCGATACACTCCTTAAAGCAGCTACCAGCGCCTACTATACCCGGTATAACGCCAATACCCTCGATACACTCCCGGACATGTATATGATAAACAACCGCGATGAGATCGTCAAATACCAGGGCATCGCCAACGAAAAAGCAGCGATCAAAAGACACCTCGCCAGCAAAGGCATACTAGCCCTCGTATCCACCCACCCGGGTAGCCGCGACGGCACCATCGAAGTAAGCGGCAGAGCCGGATACGTCAAAGGACAAGAACTTCCCCTCGCCGAAGTAGTGCTCGCCAAAGAAGACCTGCTCCAACTCAAAAGATTGGTACATGCCAATATCCCCCTCACACTGGAACTGGATATCCGCAACCAATGGCATGATGCCGACCAACAGGGCTATAACGTCGTGGCAGACATCCCGGGCACAGATCCTAAAGTCAAAGATGAACTAGTCATCATCGGCGGACACCTGGACTCCTGGCATACCGGCACCGGCGCCACCGACAACGGTGCTGGCTGCATTGTCATGATGGAAGCTATCCGCATCCTCCGCTCCCTAAACATACAACCCAAACGTACCGTACGCATCGCCCTCTGGGGTGGAGAAGAACAAGGACTACTGGGCTCATTCAACTACGTAAAACGCCATTACGGCAATCCGCTCAACATGCAAGTGACACCGGCTCAGCAAAAAGTATCCGCCTACTATAATCTCGATAATGGCTCGGGTAAGATCAGAGGCATCTTCCTCCAGAACAACGATGCAGTAGGCCCCATCTTCCGCAGCTGGCTACAGCCCTTCGCCGACCTCGATGCCACCGGCGTCTCCCGCAATAACAGCGGTAGCACCGACCACCTCGCTTTCGACGCAGTAGGCATCCCCGGATTCCAGTTCATCCAGGACCCACTCGAGTACGAAACTCGTACCCACCACACCAATATGGATACCTACGACCACCTGTCCATAGAAGATCTTAAACAAGCCGCTACCATCGTCGCTGCGTTTGTCTACAATACCGCTATGCGGGAAGAAAAACTCCCGCGTAAAGAATTACCCAAACCAGCCAGGTTCATCTTCGACCTAGACGATCCGCTATAA